One Candidatus Bathyarchaeia archaeon genomic window carries:
- a CDS encoding MBOAT family O-acyltransferase has product ILANGIHFDQGVDHAFQISYRNFTGPDVWCLAFGYGFELFFNFAGYSHIVIGAARLFGFDLPENFNAPYISTTPSEFWTRWHMSLSFWIRDYLFLPLAMFNRSKLWRNCTLVISMLIFGLWHKGTTLLAIWGIYHGILLVLHRQWQELKRRLGWDFSGPIPNLISWFITFTSICLGWIFFQSNALTQAFDMLRSVIKVSSYSMITLPHSLYFLVLVLVPGYLGTLKLGNLVTGRLNSFSIPTEVRFALYSTAIYVGVFHSAQTQAFAYFKF; this is encoded by the coding sequence AATACTGGCAAATGGAATTCATTTTGACCAAGGAGTAGATCATGCATTTCAGATCTCCTACCGGAATTTCACCGGCCCGGACGTCTGGTGCCTTGCTTTCGGCTATGGCTTCGAACTGTTTTTCAATTTTGCAGGTTATTCTCACATCGTCATCGGAGCGGCGCGGCTTTTTGGGTTTGATCTCCCGGAAAACTTCAACGCCCCGTATATTTCGACCACGCCCTCGGAATTCTGGACTCGCTGGCACATGTCGCTTTCGTTCTGGATTCGCGATTATCTTTTTCTTCCCCTCGCAATGTTCAATCGTTCGAAACTATGGCGAAATTGCACTCTTGTAATTTCGATGTTGATCTTCGGATTGTGGCACAAAGGCACTACCCTGCTTGCGATTTGGGGGATTTACCATGGCATTTTGTTGGTCCTACACCGCCAATGGCAAGAACTAAAAAGACGGCTAGGGTGGGACTTCAGCGGCCCAATCCCAAACCTGATTTCTTGGTTCATAACGTTCACTTCTATTTGCCTGGGATGGATATTCTTTCAGTCGAACGCGTTGACACAAGCTTTCGACATGCTGCGCTCCGTCATAAAGGTCTCCAGCTATTCGATGATCACATTGCCTCACAGTCTTTATTTTCTCGTTCTCGTGTTAGTGCCGGGGTATCTCGGAACACTTAAGCTTGGGAACCTAGTCACAGGGCGGCTGAATTCCTTCTCTATTCCTACAGAGGTACGCTTCGCGCTTTATTCTACAGCCATCTACGTCGGAGTTTTTCACTCTGCACAAACACAGGCATTTGCATATTTCAAATTCTGA
- a CDS encoding SGNH/GDSL hydrolase family protein, whose translation MKHIVHILRGILCALIFVLVLELCARTDDVLSYGAPFWGPYNNEILLKTDNLGKWGKPGARYEKWQLNSLGYRGPELQPGTVRIVCFGASETFGLYEAPDEEYPRQLERELNKLAGKPEFQVVNAAFPGETLPTAILRVPEVVSQIHPSYALIYPSPATYIEITPRSVSPARAPRPESLDDRILELRISERVGNLLKSALPKAVQTMLRQFQIERDTTHVRVMQTLPEANVERFREDLGALVKSLRAHGVEPVLVTHATIFGSALTPEDRDLLIEWRKFYPILEEGGFIDMERRMNQAIRETAACEKLYLIDAANEIPPGPEYFADMVHFTTSGAEIMAADLAVGLKPVLFPQTYGKNLAPSAGRSPASIGCRSSARLGVSNR comes from the coding sequence ATGAAACATATAGTCCACATCCTCCGAGGCATTCTCTGCGCTCTCATCTTCGTTCTAGTTCTCGAGCTCTGCGCACGTACAGACGATGTATTGAGCTACGGTGCGCCTTTCTGGGGGCCATACAATAACGAGATTCTTCTCAAGACTGATAACTTAGGAAAATGGGGAAAGCCAGGGGCGCGGTACGAAAAGTGGCAATTAAACAGCCTGGGCTACCGGGGACCCGAACTCCAGCCTGGAACCGTACGGATCGTTTGCTTCGGCGCTTCCGAGACATTTGGCCTGTACGAAGCCCCGGATGAAGAGTACCCAAGACAACTTGAGCGGGAGTTGAATAAACTCGCCGGGAAACCTGAATTCCAGGTCGTGAATGCGGCATTTCCCGGTGAGACCTTGCCTACGGCAATTCTGCGCGTGCCCGAAGTCGTTTCGCAGATCCACCCATCCTATGCGCTGATTTATCCTTCGCCCGCTACCTACATTGAAATCACTCCTCGGTCGGTCAGCCCTGCGCGTGCCCCAAGACCAGAATCTCTGGACGATCGAATACTCGAGTTGAGGATTTCAGAGCGAGTCGGCAACTTGCTGAAGAGTGCATTGCCGAAGGCCGTCCAAACCATGCTGAGACAGTTCCAAATCGAGCGCGACACCACGCATGTTCGCGTCATGCAGACTCTGCCGGAAGCAAACGTCGAGCGCTTTCGAGAAGACCTCGGGGCGCTGGTTAAATCCCTTCGCGCTCACGGAGTCGAACCAGTGTTGGTTACACACGCGACCATATTTGGCTCAGCTCTCACTCCGGAAGATCGCGATCTCTTGATTGAATGGCGAAAATTTTATCCAATACTCGAAGAGGGCGGTTTCATCGATATGGAGCGAAGAATGAATCAAGCCATCCGGGAAACCGCCGCCTGTGAGAAGCTCTATCTTATCGATGCAGCGAATGAAATCCCCCCAGGCCCAGAGTATTTCGCGGACATGGTGCATTTCACTACGAGCGGTGCGGAAATAATGGCAGCGGATCTGGCGGTCGGACTTAAGCCGGTGCTTTTCCCTCAGACGTACGGAAAGAACTTGGCCCCATCGGCGGGTCGGTCACCGGCTTCGATTGGGTGTCGTTCTAGCGCGAGACTCGGAGTCAGTAATCGCTGA